A genomic stretch from Algoriphagus halophilus includes:
- a CDS encoding AAA family ATPase, protein MENIELAEYKELVEKIPLLKKEIAKVIVGQEEILDEIIITLLAGGHCLLEGVPGLAKTLMVKTISEVMELQFKRIQFTPDLMPGDILGTEILEEDHETGKKFFQFNRGPIFANMVLADEINRTPPKTQAALLEAMQEKMVTYGGQIHPLPDPFLIIATQNPIEQSGTYPLPEAQLDRFLLYIKLAYPSEKEELEVLEKTTGTYSGKPEIVLSATEVKKLQKLTREVHIDSKLLAHINKLIRSTRPDISQVEAVREYVEWGAGTRAGQALILCAKARAIVKGRFAVTPEDIRTLAFPVLRHRLSLHFRAEAENVAADAVITQIVDSLPLHAS, encoded by the coding sequence TTGGAAAATATAGAATTAGCAGAGTACAAGGAGTTGGTAGAGAAGATTCCGCTGCTGAAAAAAGAAATTGCTAAAGTGATCGTGGGCCAGGAAGAAATTCTGGATGAGATCATTATTACGTTGCTTGCAGGAGGTCACTGCTTGCTGGAAGGGGTTCCAGGCTTAGCCAAAACCTTAATGGTCAAGACCATCTCTGAAGTAATGGAGCTCCAGTTTAAACGTATTCAGTTTACTCCGGACTTGATGCCAGGGGATATTTTAGGGACTGAAATTTTAGAGGAAGATCATGAAACAGGAAAGAAATTCTTCCAGTTTAACCGAGGTCCCATCTTTGCAAATATGGTGTTGGCGGATGAAATCAATAGAACCCCACCCAAGACCCAAGCTGCACTTTTAGAAGCGATGCAGGAGAAAATGGTGACTTATGGAGGGCAAATTCATCCACTTCCAGACCCATTTTTAATCATTGCCACCCAGAACCCGATTGAACAATCCGGAACATATCCACTTCCGGAAGCACAGTTGGATAGATTTTTATTGTATATCAAACTAGCCTATCCTTCAGAAAAAGAGGAACTGGAGGTACTGGAAAAAACTACCGGTACCTATTCGGGTAAACCTGAAATCGTGTTGTCAGCCACAGAGGTGAAGAAGCTTCAAAAACTGACCCGGGAAGTGCATATCGACTCCAAATTACTAGCGCATATCAATAAGCTGATCCGGTCTACCAGACCTGATATTTCCCAAGTCGAGGCGGTTCGTGAATATGTGGAATGGGGTGCAGGAACCCGTGCAGGTCAGGCCTTGATATTATGTGCCAAAGCTAGGGCCATCGTGAAAGGTAGGTTTGCAGTCACCCCGGAAGATATCAGAACCTTAGCCTTTCCGGTATTGAGACATCGATTATCACTGCATTTTAGAGCAGAGGCGGAAAATGTTGCAGCCGATGCGGTGATCACTCAAATTGTAGATTCCCTCCCGCTACATGCAAGCTAG
- a CDS encoding DUF4159 domain-containing protein → MRPFFFTRIKYNSGNWDTDQRMPSNLIHSLVDYTTIPVDETEKVVELSSPELFKSPFCYISGHKLVDFSAQERSNFKTYVEHGGFVFADDCNHDIDGLFAKSFEAEMAEIFGPDALQKIPNDHWIYNCFFKFEDGPPATSFELNGWGDDLVHDYLKAIMINGRIGVLYSNKDYGCEWDYDFRNKRFLKVDNTKFGVNIVVYALT, encoded by the coding sequence ATGCGCCCTTTCTTTTTCACAAGAATAAAATACAATTCAGGAAACTGGGATACTGATCAAAGGATGCCATCCAATTTGATACATTCTTTGGTAGATTACACGACCATACCAGTGGATGAAACCGAAAAGGTGGTGGAGTTGAGCAGCCCTGAATTATTCAAAAGCCCCTTTTGCTACATAAGTGGGCATAAATTGGTGGATTTCTCGGCTCAAGAGCGATCCAATTTTAAAACGTATGTTGAGCACGGAGGATTCGTCTTTGCAGATGATTGCAACCATGATATTGATGGGCTCTTTGCAAAATCCTTCGAAGCAGAAATGGCAGAGATATTTGGCCCGGATGCTTTACAAAAAATCCCAAATGACCACTGGATTTATAATTGCTTCTTCAAATTTGAAGATGGCCCTCCAGCCACATCCTTCGAACTGAATGGCTGGGGCGATGATTTAGTCCATGACTATCTCAAAGCCATCATGATCAATGGAAGGATAGGAGTCCTTTATAGTAATAAAGATTATGGTTGCGAATGGGACTATGATTTTAGAAACAAGCGCTTCCTCAAAGTTGATAACACCAAGTTTGGTGTCAACATAGTGGTCTATGCTTTAACCTAA
- a CDS encoding outer membrane beta-barrel protein, translating to MKEDKSDEWIASSLKKHLEEGQLPYEIGAWEEFQKVRNSRKRRASYYWMGAVAASLLLLVGISQVFFQSDLIPDQELVATEMRSEPFQQQEEKPIQDDASDSDVKEEEGKSPEPELLAESHQLQPNNGSSSKEPDEEIEAERSVQNTEVIPSFSKAGKTENLIALEEVKEMEEQETANPITGNPIKEEVKKNTEQPTSTSGLIATLDQQPEAQAAQETVVKIKKEQDNQLIAKVEEEDFPEIPKDHTTVSLGMGVSPGFGTIQQDDVNTTASSIGVGMLLDVDLPGKLTIGSGFGLNYMSQQNKSQMPVTIAGYRTSQVEKQNIQQVQLELPVYFKYPVTRNNAVSIQAGFSNLYAINQNAEQSTTINEQVAVNNFSDANSSAFALSSVAVSQTEVLQTEDSKFYPFATLNFGVNIRLVETKHANYLVMPFYNHQLRSISGFGTNFGMFGASLKLNFGGSEK from the coding sequence ATGAAGGAAGATAAGTCGGATGAATGGATTGCTTCTTCCCTGAAAAAACATCTGGAGGAGGGGCAATTGCCTTATGAAATCGGGGCATGGGAGGAATTCCAAAAAGTGAGGAATTCCAGGAAACGTCGTGCTTCCTATTATTGGATGGGTGCAGTAGCGGCCTCTTTACTTCTATTGGTTGGAATCAGTCAAGTATTCTTCCAAAGTGACCTTATACCTGATCAGGAGTTGGTTGCCACGGAAATGCGATCAGAACCATTCCAACAGCAGGAAGAGAAACCGATTCAAGATGATGCCTCCGATTCAGATGTAAAAGAGGAAGAGGGCAAAAGTCCTGAGCCGGAATTATTGGCTGAGTCTCATCAACTTCAGCCGAATAATGGCAGTAGCAGTAAGGAACCGGATGAGGAAATTGAGGCAGAGAGATCAGTTCAGAATACGGAGGTAATACCTTCTTTCAGCAAAGCAGGTAAAACAGAAAATTTGATTGCACTGGAAGAGGTGAAGGAAATGGAAGAGCAGGAGACTGCTAATCCAATAACCGGTAATCCAATAAAAGAAGAGGTAAAGAAAAATACCGAACAGCCAACTTCCACTTCCGGATTGATTGCAACACTGGACCAGCAACCTGAAGCTCAAGCAGCGCAGGAAACAGTGGTAAAAATCAAAAAAGAACAGGATAATCAACTGATAGCGAAAGTTGAGGAAGAGGATTTTCCTGAGATTCCAAAAGATCATACCACGGTTTCCTTGGGGATGGGTGTATCCCCAGGCTTTGGAACCATTCAGCAAGATGATGTGAATACCACTGCCTCAAGCATTGGAGTTGGGATGTTATTGGATGTGGATCTCCCTGGGAAATTGACAATTGGTTCTGGCTTTGGGTTGAATTATATGAGTCAGCAAAATAAGTCTCAAATGCCCGTGACCATTGCCGGATATCGTACCTCTCAGGTGGAAAAGCAAAATATTCAGCAGGTTCAATTGGAGCTGCCGGTTTATTTCAAATACCCGGTAACTAGAAATAATGCGGTCTCCATTCAAGCGGGATTTTCCAACCTTTATGCGATAAACCAAAATGCGGAACAAAGCACTACCATCAATGAACAGGTTGCAGTCAATAACTTCTCAGATGCGAATAGCAGTGCATTTGCATTATCCAGCGTAGCCGTATCCCAAACAGAAGTATTGCAAACAGAAGATTCTAAATTCTACCCATTTGCTACGCTTAATTTTGGGGTGAATATTCGATTGGTGGAGACAAAACATGCCAATTATCTGGTCATGCCTTTTTACAATCA
- a CDS encoding RNA polymerase sigma factor yields MNYTEEELIAGCKRRSAKHEEVFYKKYYGYVMGISLSYSKERDLALEITNDAFLKFFASIKKVESFKTVKAWLRRITVNTAIDYYRKNKKYQSHLDLEIDIPNEVEVNALSSLGFEDILKLINQLPEDQKLVFNLYEVEGYSHKEISDRMGITEGSSRVYLTRAKVKLRQLVHIHLKEYEGR; encoded by the coding sequence TTGAACTATACGGAAGAGGAGTTGATCGCCGGTTGCAAACGGAGGTCTGCCAAACATGAAGAGGTATTCTACAAAAAGTACTATGGCTATGTCATGGGAATCAGTCTGTCCTATTCCAAGGAGCGGGATTTGGCATTGGAAATCACCAATGATGCCTTTTTAAAATTTTTTGCTTCCATCAAGAAAGTCGAAAGCTTTAAAACTGTGAAAGCTTGGCTTAGAAGGATCACCGTCAATACGGCCATAGATTATTATAGAAAAAACAAGAAGTATCAAAGTCATCTTGATTTAGAAATAGATATACCCAATGAGGTAGAGGTAAACGCCCTGTCAAGTTTGGGGTTTGAGGATATATTAAAGCTAATAAACCAATTGCCGGAAGATCAAAAGCTAGTATTCAATCTCTATGAAGTGGAGGGGTACAGTCATAAGGAAATTTCGGATAGAATGGGGATAACGGAAGGCTCGTCTAGAGTTTATTTGACTCGAGCCAAGGTTAAACTTCGACAATTGGTCCATATACATTTAAAAGAATATGAAGGAAGATAA
- a CDS encoding cation diffusion facilitator family transporter codes for MGHSHSHHHHPSSGSNLKLAFFINLAFTILEIFGGIWINSVAILSDAIHDLGDSVSLGLAWYLDKKSKKSANEQFSFGYTRFSLLGALINAVILITGSFFVISEAIDRFISPEVSDAKGMILFALLGVAVNGYAAWKVSTGSTQNEKVVSWHLLEDVLGWAAVLIAGIILYFKYIPWLDPALSLGISLFILWNVFKNLKETLYIFLQAVPAELSLEEIKKKICQIPQVESIHHTHLWSLEGAHHVFTTHVRIKEVHSLEDVLEAKAAIKEVLKSYPFSHYTVEVELQEERCELTEPHQH; via the coding sequence ATGGGACACTCACATTCACACCATCACCATCCTTCAAGCGGTTCCAATCTCAAGCTGGCGTTTTTTATCAACCTCGCTTTTACCATTTTGGAAATCTTTGGTGGAATCTGGATTAATTCTGTGGCAATCTTATCGGATGCCATCCATGATTTAGGAGATTCTGTTTCGCTGGGACTGGCTTGGTACCTGGATAAAAAGTCCAAAAAATCAGCGAACGAACAATTCTCTTTTGGGTACACTAGATTTTCACTTTTGGGAGCCTTAATTAATGCTGTCATCTTGATTACGGGATCTTTTTTCGTGATATCAGAAGCCATCGACCGATTCATCTCTCCAGAGGTATCAGACGCCAAAGGGATGATCCTTTTTGCATTGCTTGGAGTGGCTGTCAATGGATATGCTGCCTGGAAGGTCAGCACGGGTTCCACCCAAAATGAGAAAGTGGTCAGTTGGCATTTGCTCGAAGATGTATTGGGATGGGCTGCCGTATTGATTGCAGGGATTATTCTCTATTTTAAATACATTCCTTGGCTGGATCCAGCTTTATCCTTGGGTATTTCACTATTTATCCTTTGGAACGTTTTCAAAAACCTCAAGGAGACTTTATACATTTTCTTGCAAGCTGTTCCAGCTGAGCTTTCACTGGAAGAAATTAAAAAGAAAATATGTCAAATCCCTCAAGTAGAATCCATTCATCACACCCATTTATGGTCTTTGGAAGGTGCTCATCATGTGTTCACCACACATGTGCGAATAAAGGAAGTTCATAGCCTGGAAGATGTATTGGAAGCGAAAGCTGCCATTAAAGAAGTTTTAAAATCCTATCCTTTCAGCCACTATACCGTTGAAGTGGAACTGCAAGAGGAGCGTTGCGAACTTACAGAACCTCATCAACATTAG
- a CDS encoding DUF58 domain-containing protein, with protein MQASNLEIIKLNNLRLSAKIISEQLKQGIHLGKRVGAGSEFEQYRYYEPGDDPKRIDWKYFSRSGKYMIKESQTESHLQITLMLDLSGSMNYEENGVRRIDYAKNIIATIAYLAHLQGDSLSYFTFHEGTLTQKVAPSPKSFQRILYCLESEEASGSWPVSKQSFPALKNKQKELILLVSDFLQKDQEWVEIVEEMKHPQKEIVLFQLLGKQEVAFDMKGSFVFKDLESDREITLDGATAKKQYNQAIDAYLKSLKEAFHQPNIHLMQETIDEPMVSVISKFLSKRSFF; from the coding sequence ATGCAAGCTAGTAATCTGGAAATCATCAAACTCAATAACTTGAGGTTGTCTGCTAAGATCATCAGCGAACAACTAAAGCAAGGAATCCATCTTGGAAAACGGGTGGGAGCCGGATCTGAGTTTGAACAATACAGATATTACGAACCTGGTGACGATCCCAAAAGAATAGACTGGAAATACTTCTCGAGATCTGGGAAATACATGATTAAGGAATCCCAAACAGAGAGTCATTTACAAATCACCTTGATGCTCGATCTGTCTGGCTCAATGAATTATGAAGAAAATGGGGTGAGGCGGATTGATTATGCCAAAAACATCATCGCTACGATTGCCTATTTAGCCCATCTACAGGGAGATTCCCTATCGTATTTTACTTTTCACGAGGGTACGCTTACTCAGAAAGTGGCACCTTCCCCAAAAAGCTTCCAGCGTATTTTATATTGTTTGGAGTCTGAAGAAGCATCCGGTTCTTGGCCAGTTTCTAAGCAATCCTTTCCCGCATTGAAAAATAAACAAAAGGAATTGATTCTATTGGTTTCTGATTTTTTACAAAAAGACCAGGAATGGGTGGAGATTGTAGAAGAAATGAAACATCCACAAAAAGAGATTGTTTTGTTTCAGCTTTTAGGAAAACAGGAGGTAGCGTTTGATATGAAAGGCAGTTTTGTTTTCAAGGATCTTGAAAGTGATCGAGAGATTACCTTGGATGGAGCGACCGCAAAAAAGCAATATAATCAAGCGATTGATGCGTATTTGAAATCCTTAAAAGAAGCATTTCACCAGCCCAATATCCATTTGATGCAAGAAACCATTGATGAACCCATGGTATCAGTCATTTCTAAATTTCTTTCTAAAAGGTCTTTTTTCTAA
- a CDS encoding TldD/PmbA family protein, whose amino-acid sequence MKRRDFIHLSGMGLGALMTPGMLAMGNPVTAERLMEPGIDVAAKKVLADIALNAAKAKGATYTDVRIGRYLNQFVITREKNVQNITNAESFGVGIRVIAEGTWGFSATSDVSPDGIKKCAETAVAIAKANSKLQKEPVQLAPVQGAGEVSWQTPIKKNAFEVPVKDKIDLLLSANDAAIQNGAAFVNSALFMVNEQKYFASTDGSYIDQDVHRIWPNFTVTALNKAEGNFRSRQALSAPMGMGYEYLDGLASEKIPGPAGLVSYRNSYDLIEDATAAAKQAVEKLSAKSVVPGKYDLVLDPDHLGLTIHESVGHPLELDRVLGYEANYAGTSFATLDKWKSGDFKYGSDKVNIFADKTQPHSLGYVAYDDEGVKTKEWDLIKDGVLVNYQAIRDQVSILGENESHGCCYADSWESVQFQRMANISLRPGKEKLSVNDMVKDVEKGVYIVGRGSYSIDQQRYNFQFGGQLFYEIKNGEIVGMLEDVAYQSNTQEFWNSCSQICDKDDYKLFGSFFDGKGQPSQVSAVSHGSSTTRFDGVNVINTGRKI is encoded by the coding sequence TTGAAAAGAAGAGATTTTATTCACCTTTCAGGGATGGGCCTTGGCGCTCTAATGACCCCTGGAATGCTGGCCATGGGAAACCCCGTGACAGCGGAAAGATTAATGGAACCTGGAATTGATGTAGCTGCCAAGAAAGTCTTAGCGGACATTGCGCTCAATGCCGCCAAAGCAAAAGGAGCTACTTACACAGATGTGAGAATAGGTAGATACCTAAATCAATTTGTAATCACCCGGGAAAAAAATGTTCAAAATATCACCAATGCAGAATCATTTGGAGTAGGTATACGAGTAATCGCAGAAGGTACTTGGGGATTCTCAGCTACGTCTGATGTAAGTCCAGATGGAATAAAAAAATGTGCGGAAACGGCAGTAGCGATTGCAAAAGCCAATTCAAAGCTTCAGAAAGAACCGGTGCAGCTTGCTCCAGTCCAAGGTGCAGGTGAGGTTTCCTGGCAAACCCCAATTAAGAAAAATGCCTTTGAGGTCCCCGTGAAGGATAAGATTGACTTATTGCTCAGTGCAAATGATGCGGCTATTCAAAACGGAGCTGCTTTTGTCAATTCTGCTTTGTTTATGGTAAATGAACAAAAGTATTTTGCCTCTACTGATGGTTCTTACATTGATCAGGACGTTCATAGGATTTGGCCAAACTTTACCGTGACTGCTTTAAACAAAGCCGAGGGTAATTTCAGAAGCCGTCAAGCATTAAGTGCACCTATGGGAATGGGCTATGAATATTTAGATGGGTTAGCATCTGAAAAGATCCCTGGTCCAGCTGGATTGGTGAGCTACAGAAATTCTTATGACTTAATCGAAGATGCAACCGCTGCCGCAAAACAAGCGGTAGAGAAGCTTTCAGCAAAATCAGTGGTGCCTGGTAAATATGACTTGGTACTTGACCCTGATCACCTGGGCTTGACCATCCATGAATCAGTTGGTCACCCACTGGAGTTGGATCGAGTATTGGGCTATGAGGCAAATTATGCTGGAACAAGCTTTGCCACCCTTGATAAATGGAAGTCAGGAGATTTTAAATACGGCTCTGACAAAGTAAATATCTTCGCAGATAAAACGCAGCCCCATTCTTTGGGATATGTTGCCTATGACGATGAAGGTGTAAAAACCAAAGAGTGGGACTTGATTAAAGATGGCGTGTTGGTGAACTACCAAGCAATTAGAGATCAAGTAAGTATTCTGGGTGAAAATGAGTCTCATGGCTGTTGCTATGCAGATAGCTGGGAGTCTGTTCAGTTCCAAAGAATGGCAAACATTTCCTTGAGACCTGGTAAAGAAAAGTTGAGTGTCAATGACATGGTGAAAGATGTGGAAAAAGGAGTCTATATAGTAGGCAGAGGTTCCTATTCTATTGACCAGCAGCGTTACAATTTCCAGTTTGGTGGACAATTGTTCTACGAAATCAAAAACGGAGAAATTGTGGGTATGCTAGAAGACGTAGCCTATCAATCGAATACTCAGGAATTCTGGAATTCTTGTTCCCAGATTTGTGACAAGGATGATTATAAGCTATTCGGATCTTTCTTTGACGGAAAAGGTCAGCCTTCGCAAGTTTCAGCTGTCTCTCATGGTAGTTCAACTACCCGATTTGACGGTGTCAATGTAATTAACACAGGAAGAAAGATTTAA
- a CDS encoding BatA domain-containing protein, with translation MEFLQPILLWGLLGLSIPIAIHLWNGKKGKTISWAAMAWLSEQENQSSKSIRLDQILVLLLRLILLTLLVLLLSKLILKFWLLPDETKTVHLVTPDQQVFEEYRFEIDRAMDAGEEVFWLEPELSEVTTEINPNWLVEKGVQETLNNLEGPISELHIYLPNSQSYLPEIPIISPVKPIVHIAKSAKMKPAFTSIKADSSYVLEQNELGVLEVSSTSSLNPSKKELLELSYFLGNLGEGEKSTIRAAMNSISEVMKIKCVETDQQDQGNLVFDSQKPDHLDPSTFYFLVSHQGYSMDQNVVLIQEQLNFDQSEMVRNGQLPEFILVNFLEFLGIQPLSAEVTQHQIESRFIAKETPKEDKKSGFEIVLVALFVLTYGAERYYSNQRGI, from the coding sequence ATGGAGTTTTTGCAACCCATATTGCTCTGGGGATTGTTAGGCTTGTCCATCCCGATAGCCATTCATTTATGGAATGGAAAAAAGGGGAAGACCATTTCCTGGGCAGCCATGGCCTGGCTTTCCGAGCAAGAAAATCAATCCTCTAAATCCATTCGTTTAGATCAAATCCTGGTATTGCTCTTACGGTTGATCCTGTTGACCCTATTGGTGTTGTTGCTTTCAAAATTGATCCTTAAATTCTGGCTGTTACCTGATGAAACCAAAACAGTACATTTGGTGACCCCAGATCAACAGGTTTTTGAGGAATATAGATTTGAAATAGATAGGGCGATGGACGCTGGAGAGGAAGTGTTTTGGTTGGAACCTGAATTGTCCGAGGTAACTACTGAAATAAATCCCAATTGGCTGGTTGAAAAAGGGGTGCAAGAGACTTTGAACAACTTGGAAGGACCAATATCCGAGCTCCATATCTACCTGCCGAATTCCCAAAGCTATTTGCCTGAAATCCCGATCATAAGCCCTGTGAAGCCTATTGTTCATATTGCAAAATCCGCAAAAATGAAGCCGGCGTTCACATCCATAAAGGCTGATTCAAGCTATGTGCTCGAACAAAATGAACTAGGGGTTTTGGAAGTAAGTAGTACAAGCTCCTTGAACCCATCCAAGAAAGAGTTGCTCGAACTATCCTATTTCCTAGGAAATCTAGGGGAGGGAGAGAAAAGCACCATTCGGGCCGCAATGAACTCAATTTCGGAAGTGATGAAAATCAAGTGTGTCGAAACGGATCAACAAGACCAAGGGAATTTGGTTTTCGATTCCCAAAAGCCTGATCATTTGGATCCATCCACATTCTATTTTCTAGTTTCCCATCAAGGGTATTCGATGGATCAGAATGTGGTTTTGATTCAAGAGCAATTGAATTTTGATCAATCTGAGATGGTCAGGAATGGCCAACTTCCTGAATTTATTTTAGTAAACTTCCTGGAGTTTCTTGGAATACAACCCTTGTCCGCGGAAGTGACCCAACATCAAATAGAGTCCCGATTTATAGCCAAGGAGACTCCCAAAGAAGATAAAAAGTCTGGCTTTGAGATCGTTCTGGTAGCATTGTTTGTCCTCACCTATGGGGCAGAACGTTATTACTCTAACCAGCGGGGGATATGA
- a CDS encoding NAD-dependent epimerase/dehydratase family protein, with amino-acid sequence MKLHTILGANGNIAQIVSNELNLHGIQIRQFSRNPQKENDSDDLASGDLLDSLAVNNAVSGAEVVYLLAGIKYSSKIWEEEWPIIMSNTIEACISNNAKLVFFDNMYAYDPDQISNLTEETPLNPKSRKGQVRKEILEMLWKAVEEKKLTAMVARAADFYGPNASNSFLNELVIKRMKSGKAPQWLYSGDKKHSFTYIPDAGKATAFLALQEDSWNQSWHLPTDNSYPSGNEITEFLNKELGTKFKLQVMPSWLVFVLGIFMSIMKEIRELKYQSAEDYCFDSSKIEKKYGLTPTPFKEGLKACI; translated from the coding sequence ATGAAGCTACACACTATTTTAGGGGCCAATGGAAATATTGCCCAGATCGTTTCCAATGAACTGAATCTACACGGCATCCAAATCCGTCAATTCAGTAGAAACCCACAAAAGGAAAATGACTCTGACGATCTAGCTTCAGGAGATTTATTGGATAGCCTTGCAGTAAACAATGCCGTTTCCGGCGCTGAGGTGGTCTATCTTTTGGCTGGCATAAAATATAGCAGCAAAATCTGGGAGGAAGAGTGGCCAATCATTATGAGCAATACCATTGAAGCCTGTATTTCAAACAATGCTAAACTGGTCTTCTTCGATAATATGTATGCCTACGATCCTGATCAGATCAGCAACTTGACAGAAGAAACCCCATTGAATCCTAAAAGCAGAAAGGGGCAGGTAAGAAAGGAAATATTAGAGATGCTGTGGAAAGCGGTGGAAGAAAAAAAATTAACTGCAATGGTAGCCCGCGCGGCTGATTTTTATGGACCCAATGCTTCCAATAGTTTCCTGAATGAATTGGTGATCAAAAGAATGAAATCCGGAAAAGCTCCCCAATGGTTATATTCTGGCGATAAAAAACATTCCTTTACTTATATACCAGATGCAGGGAAAGCGACCGCATTTTTGGCTCTGCAAGAAGATTCCTGGAACCAAAGCTGGCACCTTCCGACTGACAATTCTTATCCTTCTGGAAATGAAATCACAGAATTTTTAAATAAGGAGCTTGGCACCAAGTTTAAACTTCAGGTCATGCCCTCCTGGCTGGTCTTTGTATTAGGGATATTCATGTCGATCATGAAAGAAATACGGGAATTAAAGTATCAATCTGCCGAAGACTACTGCTTTGATTCTTCAAAAATAGAGAAGAAGTATGGGCTAACACCCACTCCTTTTAAAGAAGGTCTGAAAGCCTGTATTTAA
- a CDS encoding TldD/PmbA family protein: MAILTKEEAKQIIDKVLSYAKADETEVSISGGRTGNIRYARNTVNTSGETNSISLSITSVFGKKSGSTSINELDDESLKKAVARAEEIAQLAPENPEYMPMLGPQTYVETNTFSEATDQIDPEYRAQVAIDSIQPCAEKNLTAAGYLEDFSGFFATGNSKGLFGYNKRTSVDFTVTVRTADGTGSGYSGSDYNDVSLLKSGPVTSLAVQKAMASVDAQAIEPGKYTVILEPRAASDLLGRLTFGLDARSADEGRSFMSKKGGGTRIGEKIFDERVNIYSDPTHPDIPVAPWSGDGLPLTKTNWVENGVVKNLFYSRYWAEKQGVEPVPRPRGVIFEGGDQSLADMIKSTERGVLVTRFWYIRSVDPQTLLFTGLTRDGTFYIENGQIKFPVKNFRFNESPIIMLNNIEAMGKPQRVDGSMVPPMKIRDFTFTSLSDAV; the protein is encoded by the coding sequence ATGGCTATTTTAACAAAAGAAGAAGCAAAACAAATTATAGATAAAGTTCTTTCCTACGCTAAAGCTGATGAAACTGAAGTTAGCATTTCCGGAGGAAGAACGGGTAATATTCGGTATGCCCGAAACACCGTCAATACCAGTGGGGAAACCAATAGCATCAGTCTCAGTATCACCTCAGTTTTTGGAAAAAAATCCGGTTCCACCAGCATCAATGAATTGGACGATGAGTCTTTGAAAAAGGCGGTTGCGAGAGCAGAGGAGATCGCTCAACTCGCACCCGAAAACCCTGAGTATATGCCGATGTTAGGTCCTCAAACCTATGTGGAAACCAATACATTTAGTGAGGCTACGGATCAAATTGATCCTGAATATAGAGCACAGGTAGCAATAGATAGTATTCAACCCTGTGCGGAGAAAAATCTAACTGCGGCCGGTTACCTAGAAGACTTTTCTGGCTTTTTTGCCACCGGCAACAGCAAAGGTCTTTTTGGGTACAATAAGCGAACCTCCGTTGATTTTACAGTAACAGTAAGAACCGCAGATGGAACCGGATCCGGATATTCAGGTTCTGATTACAATGACGTGAGTCTTTTAAAATCAGGACCGGTAACCTCTCTAGCTGTTCAAAAGGCAATGGCCTCCGTAGATGCACAAGCCATTGAGCCTGGGAAATATACGGTGATTTTGGAGCCTAGAGCTGCCTCGGATTTGTTGGGCCGGTTGACATTTGGATTGGATGCTAGAAGTGCGGATGAAGGGAGAAGCTTCATGTCTAAAAAAGGAGGAGGAACCAGAATTGGTGAGAAAATCTTTGATGAGCGAGTGAATATCTATTCAGATCCCACGCATCCAGATATCCCTGTTGCACCGTGGAGTGGGGACGGTTTGCCTCTTACCAAGACCAATTGGGTAGAAAATGGGGTGGTGAAAAACTTGTTCTATTCCAGGTATTGGGCAGAGAAGCAAGGAGTTGAACCTGTACCAAGACCTCGAGGAGTCATTTTTGAAGGAGGAGACCAATCTCTGGCCGATATGATCAAGAGTACTGAAAGAGGGGTATTGGTTACGAGATTTTGGTACATCAGATCCGTAGATCCTCAGACCTTACTATTCACAGGCTTGACTCGAGACGGTACCTTCTATATTGAAAATGGACAGATTAAGTTTCCAGTAAAAAACTTCCGTTTCAACGAGAGCCCCATTATTATGCTTAACAATATTGAAGCGATGGGCAAACCTCAGCGAGTGGATGGTAGCATGGTTCCTCCAATGAAAATCAGGGACTTTACCTTTACCAGCTTATCTGATGCTGTTTAA